The following proteins are co-located in the Salinigranum halophilum genome:
- a CDS encoding HepT-like ribonuclease domain-containing protein: protein MHEEGVINEQTMTTIVSAIGFRNVLAHEYGHIDAVNVYETLQTGRSVYDTYS from the coding sequence TTGCACGAAGAGGGTGTCATCAACGAACAGACGATGACCACGATTGTCTCCGCGATCGGGTTCAGAAACGTTCTCGCACACGAATATGGCCATATTGATGCAGTTAACGTGTACGAAACACTCCAAACCGGACGCTCGGTGTATGACACGTACAGCTAA
- a CDS encoding RNA-guided endonuclease TnpB family protein, with translation MSTTQTANKTLEATLAPPTRCKEQRLQQTLSEYRDALNDAFEQHCTTMSATNDVVTPYNLPYQAKDALKSYVPKLHKTYNANELDDEHPLRFVNRAGKFDHDSSREYEICWEVPQPGRGTNFWIPLRLNPDQEELWDEMLDDESSTKVGELRLQKHRKTWTLHVTVEYEIGDTFELPENPTRVGFDIGESMLVTGCALHHDTPTNPLLINGKEAKRIRKEMFTTLKRLQKRDASEWRVEERFSYYQNRLTDIIEKASRESVEYARQFENPVIVMEDLASIRESLDYGKYMNRRLHSWAFARLQGRIEDKAKDAGIPVRYVHPQYTSKTCHSCKHVGYRPRQAEFKCKNSECHVSTFQADINASANIARRVDPRGESLPWKQAGDDSPQDGSGCDTATTQCEQSVPAQMKLTPFQELKPTASDE, from the coding sequence ATGTCAACGACTCAGACAGCGAATAAAACACTGGAAGCCACGCTCGCACCACCCACGCGGTGCAAGGAGCAACGCCTCCAGCAAACGCTGTCTGAATACCGAGACGCTCTCAACGACGCCTTCGAGCAACACTGTACCACGATGAGCGCCACGAACGACGTGGTGACGCCGTACAACCTGCCGTACCAAGCGAAAGACGCCCTCAAATCCTACGTCCCGAAACTCCACAAGACGTACAACGCCAACGAGTTGGACGACGAACACCCGCTCAGGTTCGTGAATCGAGCCGGGAAGTTCGACCACGACTCTTCGCGTGAATACGAAATCTGCTGGGAAGTCCCCCAACCCGGTCGCGGAACCAACTTCTGGATACCACTCCGACTAAATCCCGATCAAGAGGAACTGTGGGACGAGATGCTCGATGACGAGTCGAGTACCAAAGTGGGTGAACTTCGCTTACAGAAACATCGGAAGACGTGGACACTCCACGTCACCGTCGAATACGAGATCGGAGACACTTTCGAACTGCCCGAGAATCCGACTCGGGTTGGGTTCGATATTGGCGAGTCGATGTTGGTCACGGGCTGTGCCCTCCACCACGACACTCCCACGAACCCACTGTTAATCAACGGGAAGGAGGCCAAGCGAATCCGCAAAGAGATGTTCACGACGCTCAAGCGCCTCCAAAAGCGAGACGCTTCTGAGTGGCGCGTCGAAGAACGCTTCTCGTACTACCAGAACCGACTCACAGACATCATCGAGAAAGCATCTCGTGAGTCAGTCGAGTACGCTCGTCAGTTCGAGAACCCTGTCATCGTGATGGAGGACTTGGCGTCCATCCGTGAGTCGCTGGACTACGGGAAGTATATGAATCGACGCCTGCACTCGTGGGCGTTCGCTCGATTGCAAGGACGTATCGAGGACAAGGCGAAGGATGCGGGGATTCCGGTTCGGTACGTTCACCCGCAGTACACGAGCAAGACGTGCCACTCGTGCAAGCACGTTGGGTATCGGCCTCGGCAAGCCGAGTTCAAGTGCAAGAACTCCGAGTGCCACGTATCGACGTTTCAAGCGGATATTAACGCGAGTGCGAACATCGCACGTCGCGTGGACCCGAGGGGAGAGAGCCTGCCGTGGAAACAGGCAGGCGATGACTCGCCACAGGACGGGAGCGGTTGTGACACCGCCACGACTCAGTGTGAGCAGAGCGTACCAGCGCAGATGAAACTCACACCGTTTCAAGAGTTGAAACCCACTGCCAGTGACGAGTAA
- a CDS encoding winged helix-turn-helix domain-containing protein translates to MSEPAGSSANEHMPDPFGEQQRVFKLLSQDTRHKIIQMLLGHPDHLASLDELVYMTGKSSGAIRNQLDELEAADIVDVYPHLENMDEREYPAKFYGFTPHGVRLLAQYNYLSGLPVMRALYDRTKKDEKVETHEEAPRPSLPEVVENALTFDESGTRVEEETPTHGS, encoded by the coding sequence ATGTCCGAACCCGCTGGCTCCAGTGCGAACGAACACATGCCCGACCCGTTCGGAGAGCAGCAACGCGTGTTCAAACTCCTCTCTCAGGATACGCGTCACAAGATTATCCAGATGCTCCTCGGGCATCCTGACCATCTCGCATCACTCGACGAACTCGTCTACATGACCGGCAAGAGCAGCGGTGCGATTCGAAACCAGTTGGACGAGTTAGAAGCAGCGGACATCGTCGATGTGTACCCACACCTCGAAAACATGGACGAACGCGAGTATCCCGCGAAGTTCTACGGATTTACCCCCCACGGCGTGCGGCTCTTGGCGCAGTACAATTACCTCTCGGGGCTCCCCGTGATGCGTGCCCTCTACGACCGAACGAAGAAGGACGAAAAGGTCGAGACCCATGAAGAAGCTCCACGCCCGTCACTCCCCGAGGTGGTCGAGAACGCGCTCACGTTCGACGAGTCTGGAACGCGTGTGGAAGAAGAGACGCCGACGCATGGGTCATGA
- a CDS encoding Cdc6/Cdc18 family protein, with product MSEDDTDRDPLFRYEQPLFADEQLLKISHLPGPARIVGRDKHMQDVANALNPAVFGQEPTHLFIFGKTGTGKSLTSRSVCQRVVSEAAREGVTVNTAFIDCGEQNTEASVIKTIARTINNPNETGFSVPERGLATGDYYARLWTVLDTCTDVAILILDEIDMLYDDEVLRKLSRAGESRRLSSSNIGIIGLSNKIDFPEYLTERVTSSFPHDELVFPPYDAHQLREILEHRRDAFHDGVLADDVIPLTAALAAREHGDARKAIDILRNAGRLATKAGDDQVTAEHVHAAKEKTEADRFAELIDGAPMQAKLILYALTLLTESRSKDEFPTKEIYRTYQSVAAAVEMQTLSERRVQEILKEQDFLNVIQSEKRGRGRGRGMYATHRLLEDAEVIKRVLQRDSRLAELSA from the coding sequence ATGAGCGAGGACGACACCGACCGAGACCCGCTGTTTCGCTACGAGCAGCCACTCTTTGCTGACGAGCAACTTCTCAAGATTTCTCACCTCCCTGGCCCAGCGCGTATCGTCGGCCGAGACAAGCACATGCAAGACGTAGCGAACGCGCTCAACCCGGCTGTCTTCGGTCAGGAGCCAACGCATCTATTCATCTTCGGGAAGACCGGGACCGGCAAGAGTCTGACCTCACGAAGTGTGTGCCAACGGGTCGTCTCAGAAGCTGCTCGGGAAGGTGTCACGGTCAACACAGCGTTCATCGACTGTGGAGAGCAAAATACCGAGGCGTCAGTCATCAAGACCATTGCTCGGACGATCAACAACCCGAACGAGACAGGGTTCTCAGTGCCCGAGCGTGGCCTGGCAACCGGTGACTACTATGCGAGACTGTGGACGGTCCTCGACACGTGCACCGACGTGGCGATACTCATCCTCGACGAAATCGATATGCTCTACGACGACGAGGTCCTGCGGAAACTCTCTCGGGCCGGTGAAAGCCGACGCCTCTCTTCGTCGAATATCGGAATCATCGGTCTCTCGAATAAGATCGACTTTCCCGAGTACCTGACCGAACGCGTCACGTCGAGTTTCCCCCACGACGAACTCGTCTTTCCACCGTACGACGCACACCAACTCCGCGAAATTCTCGAGCATCGGCGTGACGCCTTTCACGACGGCGTCTTGGCGGATGACGTTATTCCGCTCACTGCAGCGCTCGCGGCACGAGAACATGGAGATGCCCGCAAAGCGATTGATATCTTGCGCAACGCTGGCCGGCTCGCGACGAAAGCTGGTGACGACCAGGTCACCGCTGAACACGTCCACGCTGCGAAGGAGAAGACAGAAGCTGATCGATTTGCCGAACTCATCGATGGTGCGCCGATGCAGGCGAAGCTCATTCTGTACGCACTGACTCTCCTGACGGAGTCCCGCTCGAAAGACGAGTTCCCAACGAAGGAGATCTATCGGACGTATCAGTCGGTGGCCGCAGCCGTCGAGATGCAGACCTTGTCCGAACGGCGCGTCCAAGAGATTCTCAAAGAGCAGGACTTCCTCAACGTGATTCAATCGGAAAAACGAGGTCGCGGCCGTGGCCGTGGCATGTATGCAACGCATCGGTTGCTCGAAGATGCCGAGGTGATCAAACGCGTGTTGCAGCGGGATTCGAGACTAGCAGAGCTGAGTGCGTAA
- a CDS encoding restriction endonuclease, with protein sequence MSERVDEESVADRLTTLEEAVERLEARLDALETVSAEMTSKEEKYAVVLELAFAKHTDSETVSVGPHEIRECTDVSRRYAYDMIDAMGTSIVGCEVRDSDVVETITGTRRRSKALLVDCTVVRSPESVTQASNPAASNMEGAEPAATSADDGGVPTVVELDVLTGLTPRGFEEYVADLWGAQGYSCRLTKQTRDSGVDVIAENERDHVLIQVKRYTERDVGIETVQRVAGLLVDDEFEASRVIVVTTSGFTADAKQRGERIGALELVDGSEVVARGRERGLSLHGEDHGYETELTDEQVLSVLDCGEPVTTVEVADALGTNSRSVLVNLESLVETGEVRVKRVGDEYGV encoded by the coding sequence GTGAGTGAACGCGTCGACGAGGAGTCGGTAGCGGATCGACTAACTACGCTCGAAGAGGCAGTCGAGAGGCTCGAAGCACGACTAGACGCGCTCGAGACTGTCAGTGCCGAGATGACGAGTAAGGAAGAGAAGTACGCTGTCGTCCTGGAACTCGCGTTCGCAAAGCACACTGACTCGGAGACGGTCTCGGTCGGCCCGCACGAGATCCGAGAGTGTACCGACGTGTCGAGACGCTACGCCTACGACATGATCGACGCGATGGGGACCTCGATAGTGGGTTGTGAGGTCCGCGACTCGGACGTGGTGGAAACGATTACTGGCACCCGACGTCGTTCGAAGGCATTACTCGTTGATTGTACTGTCGTCCGAAGTCCCGAGTCTGTCACTCAGGCTTCGAATCCGGCTGCGTCGAACATGGAAGGCGCTGAGCCAGCAGCGACGTCAGCCGACGACGGCGGTGTCCCAACGGTGGTCGAGTTGGACGTGTTGACCGGACTGACGCCCCGCGGCTTCGAGGAGTACGTTGCGGACCTCTGGGGGGCACAGGGGTACAGCTGCCGTCTCACGAAACAGACTCGAGACAGCGGTGTCGACGTCATTGCCGAGAACGAGCGTGATCACGTCCTCATTCAGGTGAAACGGTACACAGAGCGTGACGTCGGTATCGAGACCGTTCAACGGGTCGCTGGTCTCCTGGTCGACGACGAGTTCGAGGCATCGAGGGTTATCGTGGTGACGACGTCCGGGTTCACTGCGGATGCGAAACAGCGTGGCGAGCGAATCGGTGCTCTTGAGCTAGTCGACGGGTCCGAGGTCGTTGCGCGTGGAAGAGAGCGGGGGCTCTCGCTTCACGGCGAAGACCATGGTTACGAAACAGAGCTGACGGACGAGCAGGTACTCTCCGTGTTGGATTGTGGAGAGCCTGTAACGACGGTTGAGGTGGCGGATGCGCTCGGGACCAATTCACGGTCGGTGCTGGTCAATCTCGAGTCGCTCGTGGAGACGGGGGAGGTTCGAGTTAAGCGAGTCGGGGATGAGTACGGAGTGTAG